The Desulfovibrio inopinatus DSM 10711 genome includes the window GACGGCGTTGAGCATTTCCCGAATTTCTGAGTCGGTATGGGGAATATAGGGCATGCAGTCTATCCTTAGTGCTCGGATTCAATATAATCGGCGTATTCCTCAGGAGACAACATCCCTTCAGGATCTTCACTGCATCGAATTTTAATAATCCAACCCTCTCCATAGGGATCATCGTTGAGCAGTTCGGGAGCATCGTCGAGCTGAGCATTCACTTCAATAATTTCTCCCGTGACCGGACTATACAATTCACTGGCTGCCTTGACGGATTCGACCGATCCCATTTCTTCTCCAGCCGTAATCGTGTCACCAACATTCGGTAATTCAACGAACGTGATATCACCAAGTTGTTCCTGGGCGAAATGGGTGATGCCGACAACGGCAATATCGTCTTCCTGGCGGAGCCATTCATGGGTCTTGGTGTACAATAAATCATTTGAGATCATAACATTTCTCTCCCCAAAAAAGATTTGGCGGATTATGGGTCAAGGACCCACTGGTGTCAGTTAGGCTAACGCAACGTTAGTAAAAACCAATAGGTCAGGCAACACGCTGAAGGCGACGATGAGGGGCAATACTGCAAAAAAAACAGCTTGCCTGCAGCGAACACCTGGTTCCGAGCCGGAACGAGAGGTGCGTTCCTTTGGCCGACACGGTTCGAGGTTGCTTTTCCATAATGGCCTTTCATCGTCAAGGCGTCTTGCGATAAGAAAATGAAGGTCGCAATGTTGGCTTTACGGTTTACGCGGGATAGGCTAAATATCATGGGTTATGAAGTTTCATATTTTGACCTTTGGCTGCCAGATGAATGTCGGAGATTCCGACTGGATTCGTCGCTCACTTCTTGCCGCGGACTGGAAAGAGTCCGGAGAAGATGATGCCGACGTTTTTATCGTCAATACATGCAGCGTCCGGGAAAAACCGGAACAAAAAGTATATAGTCTGCTTGGTCGATTGGCCCGGCATGTTGCGCGTCGTCCTGCGGTTTTTGTTGCTGTCGGAGGATGCGTGGCTCAGCAAGTTGGTGAAACACTCTTTCAACGTTTTCCCTTTGTGCGGCTTGTGTTTGGCGCCGATGGAGTTGCGAATGCCCCGTCGGCCATCATGCGCCTTGCTTCGGAATCCGGGACACGCATCAGCCTACTTGACTTTACCGATAGATATCCAGAACGAGCAGCCGCGTTTGTCGATGATGCATTAACAGCGCAGGCGTTTGTAAACATTATGCAGGGCTGTGATAATTATTGCGCCTACTGCATTGTGCCGTTTGTACGTGGGCGACAGAAATCTCGGTCGAGCGATGAAGTCGTTGCCGAATGTCGTGAATTCGCTGCACGAGGTGTGAAAGAGATTACACTGCTAGGGCAAAACGTAAATAGCTTCGGTCTTGATACTGCCGGAGACGGGACGTCTTTTGCTCAATTATTAGAACGTATTGCCGCCATTCCCGGTATTATGCGGCTTCGTTTTACAACGTCGCATCCCAAAGATTTGAGTGACGATGTAATCTCCGCTTTTGGAAGACTCTCGAATTTGAGTTCGGCACTGCATTTACCCTTGCAATCAGGCTCTGATCACGTTCTAAAGAAAATGGGCCGACGATATACCATTGCAACGTATCTTGAGAAGGTTCGCAAATTGCGTGAAGCAAGACCGGATATAGCGTTGACAACGGATATCATTGTTGGATTTCCAACAGAGACTGAAGATGATTTTCGTGAAACCGTTGAAGTGGTTCAGACAGTAGGATTTGCTGGAAGCTATTCTTTCATGTACTGTGACCGACCAGGTACAGCTGCTTCACGGTTGGATTCCAAAGTGGAAGATGAAGTCAAAGCGCGGCGTCTCGCAGAACTGCAAGCAGTACAAGAAAAGTTGACGCAGACCCACCTTTGCCAAGCTGTTGGTACACGACAGCGAGTGCTTGTTGAAGGGGCGAGTTCAAACAAGGATGGGAGTCTTGCGGCTTGGCGCGGTCGTGATGAGTATGGACGCGTTGTCAACTTTACCTGTTCCTCATCCGCTGACATGACCGGCAGCATCTGTGATGTTGATATCTTGGAAGCCAAGAAGCACTCCTTATGGGGGAAGGCGGTTTAGTTCATGGTTGAAATGCATGTTTTCGGTCTGGCCGTCGATGAAGATACACAAGTGCCTGTTTTGATACTTAAGGATAAAGACGATCAACGGGCGCTCCCTATCTGGATTGGCGCTATGGAAGCTCTGGCGATTTCCATGACATTGCATAACGTCAGTCTGCCGAGACCAATGACGCACGATTTGCTGTTGAAAACCATTGAAACCGTTGGCGCAAAAGTTGATTCTGTAGCGATTACCGAGTTGCGTGATGGAACGTATTACGCTGAAATTCGTCTCTTAATGCACGAAGAGATGCAAACAGTCGACTCTCGACCGTCTGATGCCATTGCTTTGGCTCTTCGTGCCCAAGCCGCAATTTATGTTAATGATGATGTACTGGAGCAGGCGGCTGTGACAGAAAAAGAAGCTTCTCAACCGCTTTTGCATTCGGACGACGCCGAAGAATGGACAGAGATTTTGGAAAAGTTCACACTCGACGACACAAAATACAAAATGTAGCGAACCCACGATGATTGATCTGCATACCCATACCGTTTTTAGTGACGGCGAACTTATTCCTTCGGAACTCGCCCGTCGTGCCGTGAAAGCCGGATATACGGCAATGGCCATGACTGATCACGCCGATGTGAGCAATCTGGCATTTATTGTTGACCGTATACACGACTTCGTGAAACGCGAAGGCCCATATTTGGGTATCGACGTTTATGTTGGTGTCGAACTGACGCATGTTCCTCCACCACTTATTCCTTCTTTAATAGAGGAAGCCCGGGACGTCGGAGCCGAAATTGTGGTCGTGCATGGCGAAACCATTGTGGAGCCGGTGCCCCTTGGGACAAATTTGGCTGCAATTGAGGCCGGTGCAGACATTCTGGCTCATCCGGGACTTATAACACCGCAAGAAGTCGAATTGGCTGCTAAAAACAACGTTGCTCTCGAAATAACAACACGCAAAGGCCACAGTTTAACAAACGGTCATGTTGCCGCTTTGGCCCGAACACATGGAGCGTGTCTTGTCATCAATAATGATGCCCATGCTCCTTCTGATCTTGTTGGAGCTGAACTGCGTCGAGCGGTAGCGCTTGGTGCCGGCTTGAGCCCGGAAGAATATTCTCGTGCGGAAGCCAATTCACGTGGTATCGTCAACCGTCTTATGAAGAAAGGTCTCAGGCAAGCGTAAGTGCGTTGCGCGTGGATGCAGAACATCTCTTTGCTTTGGAGGAAGAGAGTACCCAGGGAGTCGAACCAGAATCATACGATGAGTGTCATGGCGTAGAGGACGCTGTTCGTTTTTAGTAAGGAAAAACAGCATTGTATAAATAACGGCACCAAACCCATTCGGGAGGGATGTGAAACCAGGCATCCGAAATAAGCTTCTGGGGATGTTTTTGGTGTTTAGCTTTATTCCCCTGATTATTATGGGTGTTTTTCTTTGGGGGCGGGGGAGCGAAGCGAATCGTCAGCATGCTCTGGATATCGAACAAGCTACAGCCGAAAGGGTCGCGTCATCATTGGAACGTCGAATCGACGCGCTTGAAGTTCGTCTGCATGATGCTGCTCGTTTGACAAACCTCGTCCATCTCGACAAGGAAGGACAGCTTCAAGTTCTCTCAACACTGATTGATTTAGCTCCACAAGTTTTTTCCAGCATCTATTGCCTGGATGTGCAAGGAATGGTGACAGCGCGCATTCCTGTACGAGGTGATAGAGGTGGTGGTCATGATGAAGCCACACTGGATATCCCTTTGACAAAATTTCTATCAATCGATGGTAGCGCGTCTGCCCGTTTAATTGCGGTGTGTCGTACGCAAGAACTGTTTCGCTTAACAAATGACCTTTCTTATCACTCACGCGATACCGTCTTTATTTGTGATGCCTCGGGCCGGGTCATTACATCTGCTGGCGTAAGCGGTCGCGTCTCGTCTCATATCGGTATCACTGAGCATACGACACTCCCGGCCTTGAACTCATTTGATTCCCTTATCGCTGCAACAGCATGTTTTCGTTTGGGGAATGATCGATTTTTGGTTCGCGTTGAGCGTCCGTTATCTTCCTTTGCTTCACAGCAGTCCGTATGGCCTGTCTTGGTCATCCTTCTCCTTATTATCCTTGGAGCCTCAATTGCCGGATACCTTCTGGCAGGTCGTATTCTTCGGCCGATTCGATTGGTAACCGATGCGGCTCGATCTCTTTGTACAAGAGATACTCCCCTGCGTGTGCATATAGACACAGGGGATGAATTCGAGGATCTCGGACATGCATTCAATGCCATGACGGACAAATTGACGTTCACGATGAAAGGGTTGAATGAACAAATTGACCGCTTGTCTCGGACCAGAGAAGATTTAATCCATTCGGAAGAACACTTTCGAGTGTTGGTAGAGAACGTCGTCGATGTGATTTGGAGCGTCAATCTCGATATGCGTTTTTCATATGTCAGCCCTTCTGTAGAACGTTTGCTCGGCATGCCCTCGAAAACAGTTATACATACTGCCGTTCACAAATTGCTCACGCCTGAATCTTTTCGTGTGGCCAAGCACATCTTCGATGAGATGGTAAACGTACATGACAAGCGTGAACCGTGCCTTGTTCGACGTCCACGAACTGTTGAACTGGCTTTGATTCATCAGAATGGAGAGATTGTCATGGTTGAATGTGCCGTGACGGTATTACATGATGAGCACGGCAAAATATCAGGTATTCTCGGCGTCAGTCGTGATATCGGAAGCCGCTTGGAAAGAGTCAAGACGTTGCGGCAAAGTGAAGCCCGCTACCGTATGCTTTATGAACAGGCTGCAGAAGGCATCATCATGATGGATATCGATACGGTGATTGACGATGCTAATCCACGAGCCTTGGAAATGTTTGGTTATGCACGGATTGAGTTACGCGGAATGCGGTATGATGAATTAATTCATCCTGCGGACCTTGCAACGGCTCCTCTTCTCTTCAAGGAACTTGTCGCCGGTGAAGTCATACGGACCGAGTGTCGAGTTCGACAGAAATCCGGTCATTTTTTGTCCGTGGATGTCAGTGCGAAAATCATTGGGGATAAATATATCCAAGTGTTCATTCGAGATGTTTCTGACAGGAAGCGTATTGAATCTGAACTTGTTGCGGCAAAAAATTTGGCCGAATCGGCCAACCAAGCAAAGGATATGTTTGTTGCCAACATCAGTCACGAAATTCGTACCCCGATAAGTGGCATTATCGGCATGACCGACCTTGTTCTTGCATCATCGGGCATTACGACAGAACAAACTGAATATCTCGGGATGGTCAAGGATGCGGCAGATTCGCTTTTATCGATCATCAATGATCTCCTTGATTTTTCAAAAATTCAGGCTGGCAAACTCAGTCTGTCACCAACGGATTTTTCCTTACGTGAAACACTCGAAAAAGCCTTACGTCCTCTTCAATTTCGCGCAACGAGTAAAGGCGTACTTCTTGAACTCAGTGTTGAGGAGGGTGTTCCTGATGGTGTACACGGTGATTCGGTCAGACTCTGTCAAATCGTACGGAACTTAACTGATAATGCTATTAAATTCACAGAAAGAGGTCATGTCCTCGTTCACGTTTCTCACATTGGCCGGAATGCTCAAGGAACCTTACTGAAGTTCAGTGTTGAAGATACAGGAATTGGCATTTCAGAAGATCATATTCCACGATTATTTCAGAATTACAGCCAACTTGAAGTGGCTTCAGAAATGATTCAGCAGGGCACTGGGCTGGGGTTGGCAATTTGCAAACGGTTAACGAGCATGCTTGGTGGAACGATATGGGTTGAAAGTACTGTGAATCAAGGAAGCACGTTTCACTTTACTGTTTCATTGAAAGAAGCCGGTGTATTGGCGTCTGAGTGTAGAGATGAGGTGTCAAAGCATGAAGGGGACAATGCTCTCGGACCATTGTCTATTCTTTTAGCCGAAGATAATGCCATTAATCGTAAATTTCTTCTCCATTTTCTCGAAGAAGACGGACATCGAGTAACTACAGTGAAAAGCGGTCAAGAAGCGCTTGATGCTCTGGTTAAGGAATCCTTTGATATTGTGCTTATGGATGTACGTATGCCGGAAATGGATGGTATTGAAGCAACAGAAAATATCCGTTCTGGAAGAGACAAGCGTATTCCTGTCGATATCCCCATCATTGCATTAACAGCATATGCGATGGAAAGTGAAAAAGAAGTCTTTTTGCAAGCTGGGATGAATGCATGCATAACAAAACCGGTTAGTATGTCGTCTTTAAATCGTGTTATAAACGAAATATTACAAACTGAAGTACATCAGGCATCGAACGAAGCCCCAATAATCAATCTCAAGGATGAAAATACGATATTCGATTCTGAAACATTTGAAAAAAGATACCAGTCTCATCCAGAGTTGTTTAAAGAATTGGTAACAGAATTCAGCGATGCACTTCCTGTTTCTTTAACACGCCTCAATACGGCAATATATGATGCAGATGTAACTGCTATTGCCGAAGAAGCGCATAGTCTCGCCAATTCTGCAGTACCAGTCAGTTCTCAAGCGCTCCATACTTTGGCTACTCGCATGGAACATGCAGCGAGAGAAAAAACGATCGACGAATGCAGGATGATTGCTCAAGATATACAGCACGTCTGCGATGTCCTTTTGTCGCGTCTTGTCGCGTACCTTTGACTTGAATATTTTTTAACGAAAGCCAATATGTTCACGATGAAAAGTCTGTCGTTTTGAATGTATTATCGCGGTGGACATAACGACCTGCCAGCCGTTCGAGACACCAGCCCACTGCACGAATCAAAGCTTCAATATTGCCATCTTTGGGAACTCGGGCGACTTTGCCCAGCAATGCTTTCGGTATATTTTCTTCTCCAAACGTATGAAGAACAACAATAGGGGCTCGGGGACGATTGAGAAGCATGTCCCAGAATTTCTGATCGCATCCCGAGAGTTCCATATCCATGAGAATAAGTGCTGGTGGATGTGCTCCATTGACGAAATGCAACACTTCTTTTCCGTTTTGGGCTGTGCACACCTGAAAATGTCTGCTTGTAAATTCCCTTAGCAGCAAATTTCTTACATTAGGATTGCGATCGCAAAGAAGAATCGTTTGAGCAGAAGTTGCCATAGCTTTGGATAGGCAAAGGGTATGCCAGACGAGCATACTCTTTGCCTTAAGCTAATCATTTGAGATATCATATGTTTTAAATACAAGTTGGCATGCACCATAGGGGAGAGGGTGTCACGTTCTTTGACGAGTTGAAAAAAAATTATCAACTTATTTTTGCATCAATCCGCAGGCCGTACTTGTCTATTTTGGCAACGAGCGTCGGTCTAGAGATACCCAATAATTTGGCTGCTCGTGTCCGATTGCCACCAGTGGCAGCCAACGCGGTTTTAATGGTGAGCGCGGCAACGTGGTCGGTTATGGATTCAAGAGCATTTTCACCGGAGTTGCGATTGAGTGTATTTTGTATCCAATGTTCCAAAGCTTCGTTATCGGGAACACAGCCGGACTGTTGTTTTCCTGGCTGTCCGATGATCGATGAAACGTCTTGTGCTTGGATAGGTCCACCTCGAGAAAAAATAACGGCTTTATGCAGTGTATTGGCGAGTTCTCGGACGTTGCCAGGCCAATGATAGGCGCGAAGGATATCTTTCGCTTCTGTTGTGAGGCCAGGGTTGTCGATACCAACGTCCCGTGAGTGGCGAGCCAGGAAAAAATTTGACAAATGGGCGATGTCTTCTCCCCGTTCACGAAGAGGAGGGATGTGGAGTGATACCACTTTTAGACGATAATACAGGTCTTCACGAAAACGTCCATCTTGAACAGCTGCTTCCAAGTCACGATTCGTCGCGGCAAGTATACGGACATCAACGGGAATAGTATCTCGTCCTCCCAGACGTTCCACTTGTTTCTCCTGTAATAATCGCAGAATTTTTGCTTGAATGGTGAGTGGCATATCTCCAATTTCATCGAGAAAGACCGTACCGTGATTTGCTTGCTCCACTTTCCCAATACGTCGGTTGGTGGCACCAGTGAACGCCCCTTTTTCATACCCGAAAAGTTCTGACTCCAGGAGTGTTTCTGGGATGGCGACGCAGTTGATAACCATAAACGGTTTGTGAGAACGTAAGCTGTGTTGATAGACAGCTCGAGCAACAAGTTCTTTCCCGGTCCCGGATTCTCCACGTATTAATACCGTGGCATCAGTCGGAGCTACACGTCCCACAGCTTTGAACAATTCCTGCATGCATTGGCTCCGACCAAGGAGCACTTCTCCACGGGTTGTATCCGGCTCGGAGGACATATCGACCCGACTGCGCATGAATTTTCCAGCTTGGAGTGCATTGTCCACCAGCTTGAGAAAGACCGGAATATCAAAGGGTTTTAGAACGTAGTCGTACGCCCCGAGTTTGGTCGCCTCAATAGCCGTTTCCGTTGTTCCATAAGCAGTCATGATGACCACGGGCATGCGCGGTTCTATGTCACGCATGGCTTTGAAGGTCTCAAAGCCATTCATGCCTGGAAGCCGTAAATCGATAACGGCCATGTCCGGCAATTTCTCGTGCATGAGTTCAAGTCCTGCTTCGCCTGACGGTGCTTGTCGGGTGGTATGTCCCTCGGATGTTAGGAGTTTGGCAAAACTTTGTCGCAGTCGTGGGTCGTCATCTATGATGAGAATGTCTGCCATGATTAAGGTTCCTTACAGGGCAGGCCGATTTCAAACAAAGCGCCACCCCCTTCGGGGATACGAGTTTCAACAGTGCCCCCGTGTTCCATGATGATGCGCCAGGTAATGGCCAGCCCAAGTCCGGAACCGTCTTCTTTGGTGCTAAAGAATGGTTCGAAGACTCTCCCTTGAAGTTCTTCGGGGATGCCAGGCCCCCAATCTCGAATTTGAAGTATTGCCATGCGTCGTCCTGATGCATCGGCTCGACTGTACGTCGTGATCAAAATTCTACCACCACCAGGCATCGCTTCACAGGCATTGAGTAACAGGTTGACGAGCACCTCCTTCAGGCGTTCCGGGTCGGCATGGATAGGACGATTTCCGCCCGTAAGATCCATTTTGACTTCAACACCGTACGAATCAAGGCGGTAGGTGAGTAATCGAACCGCATTATCCACGATTTCGGCTAACGTGACGATTTCACGACGAAGGCCAGGAGGTCTGGCAAATTCAAGAAAATGTTGAAGAATCGTATCGATATGGCCAATTTCTTCCGTAATAACTTCGAAATCTTCGGATTGTGTGGCATCTAATCGAAGTGTCCGGCTGAGCGAAAACAAACGCATTTTTACCGAAGTGAGAGGATTACGAACGGAATGCGCAACCCCGGCGCCAAGTTTTCCGGCAAGGGCGAGTTTTTCGGTTTGCATGACATGTTCTCGTGCTCGATCCATGTCATCCATCAGTCCATGCATGCGTTTGTCAATGGCTTCAATTTCGTCTGTTCCCTTGAAAACGATTGGTGACTGTCCTTCTTGCGCCATTCTCCGAATGGGATCCAAGACTTTTCGAATGAGTACATATCCCAAAATTAAGGCAATGATGACGGCGATAAACACCGCCACCCATGCCATGTACATCATTGCAGTTGCATCCAACTTGGCATTATCGACAACGTTGTGGATTTGACTTTCTTGAGCTGCACGAAGTGACGCGACTTGGCCGCTGATCTTGTCGAAGACGCCTCGTATTGCCCAGTGTTGTCTGGCTCCTTCGTCTGCAAATCCCTGTGAATAGAGTTCGATGACTTTCGCTCTGTCGGCGACATAATGCCTGTATTCCGTATTGATAGTTTCCAGCAAAGCATGATTCTTTTCGGAGTAGGGATGCAGCATGGCTTTGCTCATTAATGTATCAAACATGTCAGTATGTGTTGCCAAGTCTTTGAGGTAGGACTCATCAAGGCTTAAAGCATAATAGGTTGTATAACCTTTCTGCATACTGAGCTCAGTAGCAAGACGTTCCACGATACGAAGACCTTGCATATCTTGGTCAATGATGACTTCCAAGAGATGGCGGGCTTCATATGAATACCATGCAGTGGTGATGCCTCCGGCAATGGCCGTCAGTGCAAGGCCGGTCAAACACAGAATGATGCGTCGTCGTAATCCGAGCCTCCATCCTTTGGATGAACTGTTCAATTGCTTTCTGTCTGATAATTCCGTTTCCATACGTGTGTCTTTGCTCCGGGGCGGTTGCCAATAGAGTTGAATATTCCAGGTGGTATGTTCTCTATGGATGATAGCCCTCGGTGAGTGAGGGATTTGTTTTTTCTCAGTACTGCTTATGATGCTCTGTCGTCTTCTGCAAGAATGATGCAGCGTTATACGCTGTGGAGGGTTGAATTGATTATGATCTTTCCGCCTGTCTTGGTCGAACCAGTTGCGAATTTGGAAGCCTTTTTTACGAAGTGTAAAAAAAGCTGACAGAGAAAATAGAAAGAAATTCGACGATCCATGTGATGCCTCCCGACAAAGAAAGCATTTTCAACATGTTGTGACGAAATTCACAAGTCGAGATGTCGGCATAGTCCTTGCCCTTACAAGTTTGCAGACAGAAGGCAAGGAGATGGCATGAACAGGATCAGCACCTCGCGCAAAGAACGCCCGCAGGGTGAGCAGTATTACAAGCATCTGGCGAGAAATATGTCGATGAATATTATCGCCGTTGCCTTAGCGCCAATGCTCCTTGTCACGGCTATCTTTATTCACCAATTCCATAGCGCCTACAAAGAAAAAATCCATGATCATCTGAAAGAGCTTGTCCTTAAGCATCAACATGAGATTGAAACCTATCTCAATCAACAACTCGGACTCATTCGGTTTTTAGCGGACATTTTCACCAGTGAAGAACTCAGTGATCCGAAGTTTTTAAGTCGTATTCTGGCGTCTTTGCATCGTGAATATGGCCAGCAATTTGTTGATTTGGGATTTGTAGACACTGAAGGCAAGCAAGTCGCCTATGCAGGACCATTCCGTTTGGAAGAAGCGTTGTACTCTGGTTCCAAATGGTTTGAGCAGGCACGGGGAGCTTCGACCTATATAAGCGATGTCTTTCTCGGGCTTCGTGGGTTACCCCATTTTATCGTGGCTGTTTCCAAAAGTACACCTCATGGAAAGTGCATTCTGCGCGCCACGGTAGACTTCAACGTTTTCAGTCGTCTGGTAGAAAATATTCGCGTGGGCGAAACCGGTTTTGCCTATATTCTCAATGCCAATAACGAGTTTCAGACTCAAATGTTGCCTGGTACTGCCGGTCAGAGTTTCGTCTTACCTCCGGTCCCAACAAAATTTTCCAGCGATATCGTGACGACGAAAATCGTGAGCGATGAGAGCGGAGAGGAGCACATTGTTGTCATCGTTCCGCTCAAGAATGGTGCATGGCGTCTTGTTTATCAGCAAAGCACCAAAGATGCGTACATGATGCTCATGCGTACCCGTCTCGTCACAGTCATTGTTCTGATTCTTGGTACGCTGGGGATTGTTACAACCGTTATCTTTCTCTCTCGAAGAATGGCTGCTCGGGTAGCCCGTGCCGACTATGAAAAAGCGGATATGGATAAGCAGATGGTGGAGGCCGGTCGTCTGGCTGCCATCGGTGAATTGGCTGCAGGGATTGCACATGAAATTAATAATCCTGTCGCCATCATGGTGGAAGAAGCGGGTTGGATGGAAGATCTTCTCGAAGATGGTGTTTTATTTCATGAAGATCCGGAAGAGGGTTTGGTCGAATTCATGCGTGCCCTGCAGCAAATACGCTTGCAAGGGCAACGGTGCAAGGAAATCACCCATAAGTTGCTCCATTTTGCGCGTAAGAGTGGTCAAGATACGCAACGCATCGCCGTCGATGAGCTCGTTTTGCAAATCCTGTCTCTTGTGGAGCAACGAGCCAGATATAATAAAGTCAATATTATAAGCCAACTTCATGGCAATCTGCCTATCGTTTTGGGCTCTTCCACCGAATTACAGCAGGTGGTGCTTAATCTTATCAATAACGCCATTGATGCCATAGGCCGAGAAGGCGGAATGATTGTCGTCAGTACTGGGAATCGGAAAACTCCTGATGATCCCATGGTCTTTATTCAGGTGGCCGACAATGGCCAAGGAATTCCAGAAGCGAACCTCTCACGTATCTTCGATCCTTTTTTCACAACAAAGCCTGTTGGTCAGGGCACAGGGCTCGGCCTCTCCATCTGTTACGGCATCGTAACTCGTATGGGTGGGGATATCGAGGTGCAAAGTCGTTCGGAAGAAGGGACCGTGTTCACCGTATTGCTTCCTGCCGCCGAGATCCAACACGACGATCTGAATGAACCAGATCAAGACCAACCGGCCTTGGAGGCGACCCTATGAGTGATGTACGCGTGAATGGAGAACAATATCTTCGGGTCATGCTTGTTGATGATGAGGTCGGCTTTATCGACGTCATGCGCAAACGTCTCACCCGACGCGGTTTGAATGTCGTGACCGCAGCAAGCGGAGCTGAAGCTGT containing:
- the gcvH gene encoding glycine cleavage system protein GcvH: MISNDLLYTKTHEWLRQEDDIAVVGITHFAQEQLGDITFVELPNVGDTITAGEEMGSVESVKAASELYSPVTGEIIEVNAQLDDAPELLNDDPYGEGWIIKIRCSEDPEGMLSPEEYADYIESEH
- the miaB gene encoding tRNA (N6-isopentenyl adenosine(37)-C2)-methylthiotransferase MiaB, which gives rise to MKFHILTFGCQMNVGDSDWIRRSLLAADWKESGEDDADVFIVNTCSVREKPEQKVYSLLGRLARHVARRPAVFVAVGGCVAQQVGETLFQRFPFVRLVFGADGVANAPSAIMRLASESGTRISLLDFTDRYPERAAAFVDDALTAQAFVNIMQGCDNYCAYCIVPFVRGRQKSRSSDEVVAECREFAARGVKEITLLGQNVNSFGLDTAGDGTSFAQLLERIAAIPGIMRLRFTTSHPKDLSDDVISAFGRLSNLSSALHLPLQSGSDHVLKKMGRRYTIATYLEKVRKLREARPDIALTTDIIVGFPTETEDDFRETVEVVQTVGFAGSYSFMYCDRPGTAASRLDSKVEDEVKARRLAELQAVQEKLTQTHLCQAVGTRQRVLVEGASSNKDGSLAAWRGRDEYGRVVNFTCSSSADMTGSICDVDILEAKKHSLWGKAV
- a CDS encoding bifunctional nuclease family protein — protein: MVEMHVFGLAVDEDTQVPVLILKDKDDQRALPIWIGAMEALAISMTLHNVSLPRPMTHDLLLKTIETVGAKVDSVAITELRDGTYYAEIRLLMHEEMQTVDSRPSDAIALALRAQAAIYVNDDVLEQAAVTEKEASQPLLHSDDAEEWTEILEKFTLDDTKYKM
- a CDS encoding histidinol phosphate phosphatase domain-containing protein, with protein sequence MIDLHTHTVFSDGELIPSELARRAVKAGYTAMAMTDHADVSNLAFIVDRIHDFVKREGPYLGIDVYVGVELTHVPPPLIPSLIEEARDVGAEIVVVHGETIVEPVPLGTNLAAIEAGADILAHPGLITPQEVELAAKNNVALEITTRKGHSLTNGHVAALARTHGACLVINNDAHAPSDLVGAELRRAVALGAGLSPEEYSRAEANSRGIVNRLMKKGLRQA
- a CDS encoding PAS domain S-box protein yields the protein MKPGIRNKLLGMFLVFSFIPLIIMGVFLWGRGSEANRQHALDIEQATAERVASSLERRIDALEVRLHDAARLTNLVHLDKEGQLQVLSTLIDLAPQVFSSIYCLDVQGMVTARIPVRGDRGGGHDEATLDIPLTKFLSIDGSASARLIAVCRTQELFRLTNDLSYHSRDTVFICDASGRVITSAGVSGRVSSHIGITEHTTLPALNSFDSLIAATACFRLGNDRFLVRVERPLSSFASQQSVWPVLVILLLIILGASIAGYLLAGRILRPIRLVTDAARSLCTRDTPLRVHIDTGDEFEDLGHAFNAMTDKLTFTMKGLNEQIDRLSRTREDLIHSEEHFRVLVENVVDVIWSVNLDMRFSYVSPSVERLLGMPSKTVIHTAVHKLLTPESFRVAKHIFDEMVNVHDKREPCLVRRPRTVELALIHQNGEIVMVECAVTVLHDEHGKISGILGVSRDIGSRLERVKTLRQSEARYRMLYEQAAEGIIMMDIDTVIDDANPRALEMFGYARIELRGMRYDELIHPADLATAPLLFKELVAGEVIRTECRVRQKSGHFLSVDVSAKIIGDKYIQVFIRDVSDRKRIESELVAAKNLAESANQAKDMFVANISHEIRTPISGIIGMTDLVLASSGITTEQTEYLGMVKDAADSLLSIINDLLDFSKIQAGKLSLSPTDFSLRETLEKALRPLQFRATSKGVLLELSVEEGVPDGVHGDSVRLCQIVRNLTDNAIKFTERGHVLVHVSHIGRNAQGTLLKFSVEDTGIGISEDHIPRLFQNYSQLEVASEMIQQGTGLGLAICKRLTSMLGGTIWVESTVNQGSTFHFTVSLKEAGVLASECRDEVSKHEGDNALGPLSILLAEDNAINRKFLLHFLEEDGHRVTTVKSGQEALDALVKESFDIVLMDVRMPEMDGIEATENIRSGRDKRIPVDIPIIALTAYAMESEKEVFLQAGMNACITKPVSMSSLNRVINEILQTEVHQASNEAPIINLKDENTIFDSETFEKRYQSHPELFKELVTEFSDALPVSLTRLNTAIYDADVTAIAEEAHSLANSAVPVSSQALHTLATRMEHAAREKTIDECRMIAQDIQHVCDVLLSRLVAYL
- a CDS encoding response regulator; amino-acid sequence: MLVWHTLCLSKAMATSAQTILLCDRNPNVRNLLLREFTSRHFQVCTAQNGKEVLHFVNGAHPPALILMDMELSGCDQKFWDMLLNRPRAPIVVLHTFGEENIPKALLGKVARVPKDGNIEALIRAVGWCLERLAGRYVHRDNTFKTTDFSS
- a CDS encoding sigma-54-dependent transcriptional regulator, with the protein product MADILIIDDDPRLRQSFAKLLTSEGHTTRQAPSGEAGLELMHEKLPDMAVIDLRLPGMNGFETFKAMRDIEPRMPVVIMTAYGTTETAIEATKLGAYDYVLKPFDIPVFLKLVDNALQAGKFMRSRVDMSSEPDTTRGEVLLGRSQCMQELFKAVGRVAPTDATVLIRGESGTGKELVARAVYQHSLRSHKPFMVINCVAIPETLLESELFGYEKGAFTGATNRRIGKVEQANHGTVFLDEIGDMPLTIQAKILRLLQEKQVERLGGRDTIPVDVRILAATNRDLEAAVQDGRFREDLYYRLKVVSLHIPPLRERGEDIAHLSNFFLARHSRDVGIDNPGLTTEAKDILRAYHWPGNVRELANTLHKAVIFSRGGPIQAQDVSSIIGQPGKQQSGCVPDNEALEHWIQNTLNRNSGENALESITDHVAALTIKTALAATGGNRTRAAKLLGISRPTLVAKIDKYGLRIDAKIS